In Bradyrhizobium sp. 200, the sequence CACGGAGCCGGTTCGGGCCAATCGGCGAGCCGACCGCCTTCACCACGCTGGGGGCCCGATCCTCTTCCTCGGTATGGATCTGCGAGGCCAGCGTCGCGATGTCGACGGTGGGGTCGTCGAGCGGCGGCAGCGCGGCACGGATGGTGTCCGGTGCGATCGTGGGAAAGTCGCCCTGCAGGTTGACCACGATCTCGGCCCGGCCATCGGGATCGATCGTCCGCATCGCCTCATGGATCCGGTCGGAGCCGGAGGGATGATCGGCACGGGTCATCACCACCTCGCCGCCGGCGGCCTTCACTGCCGCTGCGATTTCGGGCGTGTCGGTGGCGACCGCCACCCGGCCGATTTTAGCCTCCTCGGCCCGCCGCAGCACGTGGACAATCATCGGCAGGCCGCCGATGTCGAGCAGTGGCTTGCCGGGCAGGCGGGTTGCCGCCATGCGGGCGGGAATCAGCACCAAAATGCGGGTTTCGGTCATCCGGAACGAGGTCAGCCGGCCAGCGAAAACGGGCCGGAAATTATGGGGATCGGTGGAAAGTCGGGGCGTTTATACGGGTTGCCAGAGCCCGGGCAAACCGATATCTCAACCCTGCTGAGGGTGCGGCGCGAAAAGCTGATTCCTGATGCGCATCCGCGGCCGTTGCCGGCCTTCAGTCGAACTTTCCGGCCTGGAGCCTGATCCGTTATGGACTCCTTCGAACTCAACAAGATTCTCGGTGCCGTCCTCAGCACCTGCCTCGTTCTCCTGGTGACGAGCTTTGCCGCCCATGCGATTTTCGCGCCCGTGAAGCCGGAAAAGCCGGGCTTCGAGATCGCCGTGAAGGAGGACGCCTCTCACGGCGGAGCCAAGGAAGCCGCCGCGCCGTCCGAGCCGATCGAGAAGCTGCTGCAGACCGCCTCCGTCGAGAAGGGCACCGCGGCAGCCAAGAAGTGCGCCGCCTGCCACACCTTCGAGAAGGGTGGGCCCAACCGCGTCGGCCCGAACCTCTATAATGTCTTGAACGAGCCGAAAGGCCAGGGTCGCGGCGGGTTCAATTTCTCGGCTGCCATGAAGGGCAAGGGCGGCACCTGGACCTATGACGATCTCAACAAGTTTCTTGCCAACCCCAAGGGCTTTGTTCCGGGTACGGCGATGGGATTTGCCGGCATTTCGAAGGACAGCGAGCGCGCCGACGTGATCGCCTATCTGCGCAGCCTTTCGGAAAGCCCGGCGCCGCTGCCGACCGCGGCAAAGTAAGATTTCGACAGTCCCGCAGGGACTTCCGCGCGACATTGCGGCCAGGCATTGCCTGGCCGTTTCGCTATGAGGGATCGCATTGTTGTTGTCGGAGTTGTTACCGGGACTTTTCGCCGCAGCGGCGGTGTTCCCAAGCTGCTATCATGAGGAAAAAGCAACGTAATTCGTCGAACCCTTGCCTTATATTGGGTCCTCACTAACTCGGGGCCTCGTTGTTTGCGTAGTCCGTGTCACCGGGCCGGCGCGGATCGCGGACTTCGAAAGCACGGATACTGGCGTCAGCAACAGGAATTCTGCATTTGGCGATTACCCGACGACATCTTCTGCAAAGCGGCGCTGCGGCCACGTTGGCCCCGGCGCTCGGGCTCACTGCGAACGTCTCCGCGATTGAAGCCGCCCACGCCCAGTCCGCATCGGACGAACCGGCCTTTCGGCATGCGCTGTCGCTGTTCGGCGAAATCAAATACCCGGCCGACTTCAAGCGCTTCGACTACGTCAATCCGGAGGCTCCGAAGGGCGGCACCGTACGTCAGATCCAGATCGGTACCTTTGACAACTTCAACCTTGTGGTCGCCGGCGTCAAAGGCTCGCTCGCAGCCGGCGTTCAGTTGATCTACGAATCTCTCATGACGTCATCGCAGGACGAGGTCTCGACCGAGTACGGCGAACTGGCCGAAGCCGTTAGCCACCCCGAGGATTTCTCCTGGGTGACCTATCGCCTCCGGCGAGAGGCGAAATGGCATGACGGAAATCCCGTCACGCCTGACGACGTGATCTTCTCGCTCAATGCGTTCAAGCAACATCACCCGCAGTACTCGGCCTACTATCGCCACGTAATGAAAGCTGAAAAGGTCGGTGATCGCGACATAAAATTCAGCTTCGACGCGCCCGGCAATCGCGAACTCCCGCTGATCGTGGGCCAACTCACGATCTTGCCGAAGCATTGGTGGGAGGGCGCTGACGGCGAGGGCCGCAAGCGCGACATCTCCGCGACGACGCTGGAGAAGCCGCTGGGTTCGGGCCCCTATCGCATCAAGGAGTTTGTCCCGGGTAGGACGCTGACGCTGGAGCGGGTGAAGGACCATTGGGGCCGCGATTCCAGCACGAATGTCGGACGTAATAATTTCGACGAACTGCGCCTGGAATATTTCCGGGACTCGACGGTGGCACTCGAGGCGTTCAAGGGCGACCAGGTCGATTGGCGCACCGAAAACAGCGCCAAGAACTGGGCAACGGCCTACGACTTCCCGGCCGTCAATGACAAGCGTGTGCTGCTCGAAGAGTTTCCCAACCGCAGTTCCGGAATCATGCAGGCATTCGCGCTGAATATCCGGCGTGAGCAGTTTAGGGATCCGCGGGTACGTCGCGCGCTGAATTTTGCGTTCGACTTCGAGGAAATGAACAAGCAGATATTCTTCGGTCAGTACAAGCGCATTAGCAGCTACTTCGATGGCACTGAACTGGCTTCAAGCGGCCTGCCTGAAGGCAGGGAGCTGGAAATACTCGAAGCTGTCCGCGCCGAAGTGCCGCCCGAGGTATTCACGAAGCCCTATACCAATCCGGTCGGCGGTAGTCCCGAGGCGGTTCGCGAAAATCTGCGTGAGGCGCTGCGCTTGCTGAAGGAAGCCGGCTTTGAGGTGCGCGAGCGCAAGCTCGTCGATAGCAAGACGGGAGCACAATTTGCGCTCGAATTGCTGGGTGCGGAACCGACCTTCGAACGGGTAATGCTGTTCTTCAAGCCGTCGCTGGAGCGGCTTGGCATCGCCGTCAGCGTGCGCACAATCGATCCGACACAGTATGAAAACCGGCTTCGGAGCTGGGATTTCGACGTGGTCGTCTCGTCGTGGGCGGAATCGTTGTCGCCCGGAAATGAACAGCGCGAATATTGGGGTTCGCAGGCGGCGGACATGGCGGGTTCGCGCAATGTCATCGGCATCAAGAATCCGGCGATCGACAAATTGATCGAGCGTCTGATCTATGCCAAGGGTCGGGATGACCTTGTTGCCGCGACCAGGGCGCTCGACCGGGTGCTGCTGTGGAATCACTATGTCGTGCCGCAGTGGAATTATCCCAAGGTCCGTACCGCGCGCTGGGATCGCTTCGGCAGGCCGTCCGAATTGCCCAAATACGGCCTGTCGGGCTTCCCGTCGCTGTGGTGGTACGACGCCGACAAGGCGAAGATCGGAAAGCGGTCTTGAAGGATATCTTGCGCATGGCGCAATTCTCTCGCCGGCATGTGCTCGGTCTCGGTGTCGGCGCGCTGGGCGTTCTGACGCTCGGGCCGACGCGTGCGGCCGAAGAGAATGGCGCCGAGCTGCACGGCATCTCGGCGTTTGGTGATCTCAAGTATCCCGCCGACTTCAAGAATTTCGACTATGTGAATGTCGCAGCGCCCAAGGGCGGTGTGTTTTCAACCATTCCTTCGACGCGCTCCTACAATCAGTCCTACCATACCTTCAATTCGCTCAACGCCTACATTCTCAAGGGCGAGGGCGCTCAAGGCATGGACCTGACCTTCTCAGCGCTGATGGTGCGGGCCGGCGACGAGCCGGATGCGATGTACGGGCTCGTCGCAAAGTCGGTGCGAATTTCGCCGGACAAGCTGACCTACCGCTTCACGCTGCGCCCCGAGGCCCAGTTTCACGACGGCTCGAGGATCACGGCACATGACGTCGCCTGGTCCATCAACACGCTAAAGGCCAAGGGCCATCCGCTGATCCAGGTGCAGATGCGTGACGTCAAGGGCGCCGAGGCGCTCGACGATGCGACCGTGATCGTCACCTTCGCCGAGAAGCGCGCGCGCGACGTGCCGCTCTACGTCGCGGGGCTGCCGATCTTCTCGAAGAAATATTACGAGACGCGGCCCTTCGATGAATCGACGCTCGATACGCCGCTGGGCTCGGGGCCATACAAGGTCGGCAAGTTCGAGGTCAACCGCTTCATCGAGTACGAACGCGTCAAGGACTGGTGGGGCGCGAACCTGCCGGTCTGCCGCGGTTACTACAACTATGATGTAGTCCGCTACGAATTCTATCGCGACCGCGACGTCGCCTTCGAAGGCTTTACCGGCAAGAATTATCTGTTCCGCGAAGAGTTCACCGCGCGCATCTGGGCGACGCGCTACGACTTCCCCGCGATCAAGGACGGCCGCGTCAAGCGCGAACAGGTGCCGGACGAAAGGCCGTCGGGCGCGCAGGGCTGGTTCATCAACACCCGCCGCGACAAGTTCAAGGACCCCCGCGTGCGCGAGGCGTTGATCAACGCATTCGATTTCGAGTGGACCAACAAGACCATCATGTACGACGCCTATGCGCGGACGCATTCGCCGTTCCAGAATTCGGACATGATGGCGATGGGGCCGCCCTCGCCGGAGGAGCTGAAGCTGCTCGAGCCGTTCCGCGCTCAGGTGCCCGAGGAAGTGTTCGGCCAGCCCTACGTGCCGCCGGTTTCGGATGGCTCGGGGCAGGATCGCAATATGCTGCGCAAGGCGCAGCAATTGCTTAACGAGGCCGGTTTCGTTATCAAGGACGGCAAGCGGATGACGCCGAACGGCGAAGTGTTCCGCATCGAATTCCTGTACGATGAGCCCTCGCTGAATCCACATCACGCGCCCTACATCAAGAACCTGGGCACGCTCGGAATCGAGGCGAGCCCGCGCATGGTCGATGCCGTGCAGTACCGCGCGAGGGTGGAAGATTTCGATTTCGACATGACTATCACGCGCTTCTCGATGTCGACGACGCCGGGCGACGCAATGCGCGCCTTCTTCTCATCGCACGCCGCGAAGACCAAGGGCTCCTACAACCTGGCCGGTATCGAGAATCCCGCCATCGACGCGCTGATCGAAAAGATCATTGCGGCGGATACCCGCGCCGAGCTGACGGTTGCCTGCCATGCCTTCGACCGCGTTTTCCGCGCAGGCCGCTACTGGGTGCCGCAGTGGTACAACAAGACGCATCGGCTGGCCTATTGGGACATCTTCGACCGCCCGAAGAACCTGCCGCGTTATCAGATCGATGCATCGGGCTCCGGCGAGCGCGTTATCTGGTGGCATGACGGCGCCAAGGCGGGCAAACTCGAGCAGGCGAAGCAATAATGACTGCCTATATCGCCCGCCGCATTCTGCTGATGTTTCCGACCTTGCTCGGCATCCTCTTCATCTCCTTCGTGGTGGTGCAGTTCGCGCCGGGCGGGCCGGTCGAGCGCGTGATCGCGCAACTGTCCGGCGCCGATACCGGCGGCTCCTCGCGCATCTCAGGCTCTTCAACCGGCGACTTTGCCGGCCGTACGCCACAGGCCGGCGCCTCCGCCGACGCCGTCAATTCGAAATACCGCGGTGCGCAGGGGCTCGATCCTGATTTCATCAAGAACCTGGAAAAGCAGTTCGGCTTCGACAAGCCGGCGCATGAGCGCTTTGCGCTGATGGTGTGGAATTTCGCCCGCTTCGATTTCGGCAAGAGCTATTTTCGCGACACCACCGTGTTGCAACTCATCAAGGAGAAGCTGCCGGTCTCGATATCGCTCGGGCTCTGGCTGACGCTGCTGACTTATCTGATTTCGATTCCGCTTGGTATCCGCAAGGCGGTCGACGACGGAACGCGATTCGATACGTGGACATCGGCGGCCATCATCGTCGGCTTTGCGATTCCCGGCTTCCTGTTCGCGATCCTGCTGATCATCCTGTTTGCCGGCGGCTCGTTCTTCAACTGGTTCCCGCTGCGCGGATTGACCTCGGACGGCTGGTCGCAATTCCCCTGGTATTGGAAGATCATCGACTACTTCTGGCACCTCACCCTGCCTTTGATCGCGATGGGTCTCGGCGCCTTCGCCACCATGACGCTGCTGACCAAGAACTCGTTTCTCGATGAGATCAGGAAGCAGTATGTCTTGACTGCGCGTGCAAAGGGTTGCAGCGAGGGGCAGGTGCTCTACGGTCATATCTTCCGCAACGCCATGCTGATCGTAATCGCAGGCTTTCCCGGTGCGTTCATTGGTGCATTCTTCTCCGGCTCGCTGCTGATCGAGACCATCTTCTCGCTCGACGGGCTCGGGTTGCTCGGCTTCGAAAGCGTGCTCAACCGCGACTATCCGGTCGTGTTCGGCACGCTGTTCATCTTCTCCCTCGTAGGCCTTGTGGTGGGTCTGATCTCCGACCTCGCCTACATGTGGATCGATCCCCGGATCGATTTTGAGGCGAGGGAAGTCTGATGGCGCTGCTCGCTCCACAACCGGTCGAAACCACCGCGCGGTCGCCGCTTGGCGAGGTCGTCCCGGCCACCCGGCAC encodes:
- a CDS encoding extracellular solute-binding protein, yielding MAQFSRRHVLGLGVGALGVLTLGPTRAAEENGAELHGISAFGDLKYPADFKNFDYVNVAAPKGGVFSTIPSTRSYNQSYHTFNSLNAYILKGEGAQGMDLTFSALMVRAGDEPDAMYGLVAKSVRISPDKLTYRFTLRPEAQFHDGSRITAHDVAWSINTLKAKGHPLIQVQMRDVKGAEALDDATVIVTFAEKRARDVPLYVAGLPIFSKKYYETRPFDESTLDTPLGSGPYKVGKFEVNRFIEYERVKDWWGANLPVCRGYYNYDVVRYEFYRDRDVAFEGFTGKNYLFREEFTARIWATRYDFPAIKDGRVKREQVPDERPSGAQGWFINTRRDKFKDPRVREALINAFDFEWTNKTIMYDAYARTHSPFQNSDMMAMGPPSPEELKLLEPFRAQVPEEVFGQPYVPPVSDGSGQDRNMLRKAQQLLNEAGFVIKDGKRMTPNGEVFRIEFLYDEPSLNPHHAPYIKNLGTLGIEASPRMVDAVQYRARVEDFDFDMTITRFSMSTTPGDAMRAFFSSHAAKTKGSYNLAGIENPAIDALIEKIIAADTRAELTVACHAFDRVFRAGRYWVPQWYNKTHRLAYWDIFDRPKNLPRYQIDASGSGERVIWWHDGAKAGKLEQAKQ
- a CDS encoding microcin C ABC transporter permease YejB; the protein is MTAYIARRILLMFPTLLGILFISFVVVQFAPGGPVERVIAQLSGADTGGSSRISGSSTGDFAGRTPQAGASADAVNSKYRGAQGLDPDFIKNLEKQFGFDKPAHERFALMVWNFARFDFGKSYFRDTTVLQLIKEKLPVSISLGLWLTLLTYLISIPLGIRKAVDDGTRFDTWTSAAIIVGFAIPGFLFAILLIILFAGGSFFNWFPLRGLTSDGWSQFPWYWKIIDYFWHLTLPLIAMGLGAFATMTLLTKNSFLDEIRKQYVLTARAKGCSEGQVLYGHIFRNAMLIVIAGFPGAFIGAFFSGSLLIETIFSLDGLGLLGFESVLNRDYPVVFGTLFIFSLVGLVVGLISDLAYMWIDPRIDFEAREV
- a CDS encoding extracellular solute-binding protein produces the protein MAITRRHLLQSGAAATLAPALGLTANVSAIEAAHAQSASDEPAFRHALSLFGEIKYPADFKRFDYVNPEAPKGGTVRQIQIGTFDNFNLVVAGVKGSLAAGVQLIYESLMTSSQDEVSTEYGELAEAVSHPEDFSWVTYRLRREAKWHDGNPVTPDDVIFSLNAFKQHHPQYSAYYRHVMKAEKVGDRDIKFSFDAPGNRELPLIVGQLTILPKHWWEGADGEGRKRDISATTLEKPLGSGPYRIKEFVPGRTLTLERVKDHWGRDSSTNVGRNNFDELRLEYFRDSTVALEAFKGDQVDWRTENSAKNWATAYDFPAVNDKRVLLEEFPNRSSGIMQAFALNIRREQFRDPRVRRALNFAFDFEEMNKQIFFGQYKRISSYFDGTELASSGLPEGRELEILEAVRAEVPPEVFTKPYTNPVGGSPEAVRENLREALRLLKEAGFEVRERKLVDSKTGAQFALELLGAEPTFERVMLFFKPSLERLGIAVSVRTIDPTQYENRLRSWDFDVVVSSWAESLSPGNEQREYWGSQAADMAGSRNVIGIKNPAIDKLIERLIYAKGRDDLVAATRALDRVLLWNHYVVPQWNYPKVRTARWDRFGRPSELPKYGLSGFPSLWWYDADKAKIGKRS
- a CDS encoding 3-deoxy-manno-octulosonate cytidylyltransferase, which produces MTETRILVLIPARMAATRLPGKPLLDIGGLPMIVHVLRRAEEAKIGRVAVATDTPEIAAAVKAAGGEVVMTRADHPSGSDRIHEAMRTIDPDGRAEIVVNLQGDFPTIAPDTIRAALPPLDDPTVDIATLASQIHTEEEDRAPSVVKAVGSPIGPNRLRALYFTRATAPHGDGPRYHHIGLYAYRRAALERFVALPPSPLEQQEKLEQLRALEAAMRIDITLVDSVPRGVDTPADLETARKILAKA
- a CDS encoding cytochrome c family protein; the encoded protein is MDSFELNKILGAVLSTCLVLLVTSFAAHAIFAPVKPEKPGFEIAVKEDASHGGAKEAAAPSEPIEKLLQTASVEKGTAAAKKCAACHTFEKGGPNRVGPNLYNVLNEPKGQGRGGFNFSAAMKGKGGTWTYDDLNKFLANPKGFVPGTAMGFAGISKDSERADVIAYLRSLSESPAPLPTAAK